Part of the Ziziphus jujuba cultivar Dongzao chromosome 8, ASM3175591v1 genome is shown below.
accggttgtggactttacactgttgtggatttatttatatatatattgaggtattattgttatcgtTTGTATtcgttgtccacgttttaaagtgaggttccattggatattctctaaggattgtctagtgggacttcactaggcgagaccacccgggaggtcctgggagggttcccAGGGCGAGTCTTGTCATACACATCgttaataatcaatttaaaggaattataaaacccatttaaacatatataattaagaaaCCCTTGGTAAGTAGCAAAAAAAGCATCGgcaaaattttgttttccaCCTATCTATAGCCTTGATTGTTGCTTCAGCGAGTGACTTCTGGTATCTCCTTCTACCTACTGCTGGTATCTCCTACCCACTGCTAGCATCTTCTTCCAGTATATGGTGGCTAATTTCATGTTTgattttgctatttattataaTCATTGTTGATTTCTTAATTTAGGGATTTTATCTTTTGCAAAAACTTTTAGAAATTTAGAATCTTTTGTTCGTTTTACCATTCCAATTTATTAGTCCTCATGATCAATTATGCATGTTGATTGCACCATGATCAATTATGCTTCTTGTtaatatttaatgaaaaaaatattaaatctttTGGTCTCCAACGTTGGCTTTTGTTGATTGCACCATGATCAATTATGCTTTCAacatagacacacacacacacacacacacacacacatatatatatatatatatattaatattttagtccatcaaatttaatatttttttatttatttaaacttttaagcTCTGTTATTGAATGTGAATGATCATCATAGTACTTTTTGTCTCCAACTTTTTCTTATCATGCTGACGTAGTAATCAATTATGAAACAATTGATACATGTGCAAGTTCCTAATTATTTCTCATGTGATAGACAAAACTTACACAAGATAGTTGATTGTTGTTTGATTGTTGATATGTTTATACAAAAGCTGATAGGATTATATTCACTTCCTACTTAAATACCATGTAGGTGATGGTATTATACAGAATTGTTTAATACTTGTAGCTTGGGAGTGTTTCTTTccaatgattttgttttgtcCAACAGCTTATAGTTTCATGGTATCTGCGTAAGAAGTTTatcattaatttactttttgctCATTTCATGTGGTCGATAACtatcaatatttatttgtatatttatattttttacgtgattgaaattaataatagtCTTATTCATATATTGACTTGTTTATAGTAATATGGCTAGGGAATCTCCTTTTCAATTATATACTACAAATGTTGGCAAGGAACAATAACCCAAACTTGCCGAGAGTTTCAGTCATTGAAGAAGCCTTTGATTTTATAATCCATATGCAACAGAATGTGGGTTTAGTGCGAGAATGAGTTCTAGCAAAAAAAGACAAGGGACAAATAAACTTTTTGGGAaacaatttgtttgttttaaagaGGGAAAAACAAATGAAGATAATCAGAAAAGGTGGAAACATTCCAAAACATGATCAAGTGAAAGATATCGAGGTCTACTTAGGGTGGGTTGTAAGGCTAGTTAACAGTGGTTAAGCAAATGTCAAATTGGGTTGTAACTCAATTTGTGGAAGGATATTATCATGTTCCTTCAACTCCATCTAAAGTTCATCTATTAAGGTCTCATAGAAAGGTATCAATTGCAAAATGAGTTTTGAGTCAACAATTATCTTAAGCAAATATGCCAGTATGTCAACCAGTAAGAGTGATGGAAATTGAATTAGGTGGTCCTCAAAACATTGGGTGCACAAAAAGGGATATTAGAAATTTTGggaagaatttgaaaaaaaaaaaaaagttgaggaTATTGATGTTGagtcattaataaaaaaaaaatttagaaaaacaaaaagatcattcattctattttgaataagaaactgatgaaaaaaacaaatttgctAGATGTTTTTTGGCAGACTCATTTGCTAAGAGATCATATAGTTTCTTTgccaatattatattttttgacaCAATATATAATGCAAACAAATATGGTATGATATTTGTTCTACTTACTGGGGTAAATCATCATGGACAGGCAATCATATTTGGATGTGGTTTTTTAAGCGACGAGAAAACAGCATCTTTCATTTggttgtttagtaaattattagATGTTATGCCAAGGGGTGCACCTTAAGTAACTATTACTAATTAAGATCTAGCAATGACAAAAGTCATTttagaagtttttccaaaaacatatCATCGTTATTGTATTTGACATATTTTGaacaaattttctataaaaatcgATACAATAGTTTATCGTGACCATTATCATTTGTTCAAAAATGCTATTTGCAATTATGAGAGGATTGAAGAGTGAAAAAAGTTGGGCTCATGTGCTGCAAGTAGCTAAATCGGAAGATAACGATTGATTATGTCAACTATATGAAATTCATAACCAAGGGGTTTCTATATATGTGAATCAAAATTTTAGTGCAGGAGTGTCAAGCAGCCAAAGAGCAGAAAGTTCACATGCATTTTTTATGAGGTATATCTCAGATATAAATTCATTAATGAATTTTATCTCTCGTTTTAACAGAGCACTTAGTCATCAATAGTATGAAAAATTGGTTGCTAACCATAttaatgttaatgaaaaaccaAGACTAAAAACTTCATGGCCAATGGAAACACAAATGgtgaaaatatatacaaaaaatatttttacactcTTTGGGATTGAGATTTTTGAAAGTCATTCTTATTGTGTAAATTCCACCCATGAAGATGAAGAGCTTATGACTTATACTATTAATAAGGTTGACGAAAGTTCATCATCAAAACCTCAAAGGCTTACTTATAATAAACACTCTCATTAGGTATCATGTACTTGAAAACAATTTGAATTCAAAGGAATCCCATGTAGAcatattttggctttttttttgtaTCAAGCAAGTATTTCAATTACCAAACCAATACATCCTACAAAGATGGACAAgatgatgcgaatctgcccgagCTCACACAActgacaactcactggggtactgatccgatacggatgaagactggaccgatcactagagctcaaactaagaggtttaaggacaaccttgctgcctttatccagaacgtaattcattctcaaaagggctggtccatacctaaagataaaaaacctattttaagcatccaagtggtggaggttgatacatcggacattttatatcaaacacccatacatcggacacccatgtctcggacatctgaccgCGGACATCAAACATAACTTAGTtcagacatcaggcagacataagttagctcggacagacataagttagctcagataACCATAAGTTAGCTCATATATCAGGCAGACATatgttagctcggacatcagacataagtcagcttagttgtcaaactagtcaactcgttttctaatttgcgtttgactttttttttttggatttttatttatttatttgctggacaaataagtttaggaaagttattattttattattttcattgtaaattaattaattcctacttcaaaataagagaattaattaatccaaattagattaggaaaggatatgaaattaggcaattttctaattggattctacgttggccgaaatttcctaattcttttagggttttattttgttcattcaaagcctatttaaaggtttattttcaatgagaaaggaagcttgaattttatacagaaaattatttgtgagattgaattctcattgttctctttgaacacctaaaacaccattagtgaatgagtgttttagttttgacttatcaataggacatccatcacctattgtggcgtcttcgatataccaaggtttctaatcacaggttggttaggggttgaggtgaccattagaacttgaacataattagatccgggctaatataatacgggtttaggagcaggtcgtcctaggttcgtaccACAAGAAGTGCAAAAGTTGGAATAGTATGTGATAATAGTGGTTGTGAAATCAATGAGACATACAATAAGTCTTTAATGACGAGACATGCAAAATTGTCTACAATATCTTCTCTTATTGTAGATGATGCATCTCTCACTGAGGAGGGAACCAACCTCTTATTGCATGATTTGGATTTATTGCACAATAAAATTAAGTTGATTAATCTTGGGACTGGTGTCATTCGAAATTCAATAAGTGGTAAAAGAACTAGAAAAACTCAAAGTGTAAGTAATCCTTCTAATGTGCATGCAAAAGGATGTGAAGAAAGAATCAAAGCTGCAAAAGAGAGTACAAGTACAAAAGGGAGACTTTGTCATGGTTGTGAGCTTCGTGAACGAACACATGATAAGCAAAATTGTCCAAAATTACTTGAAAGTTGATATTTCttgatattttttcatttaatatgtGTTagatttgtattaaaaaaatactaatgatgtttgctttttttttttctttttttttttgccttagTTCAACCATGAATGAGGAGGATAATATTTGAAATGCTGATTTCGTAGAACATTTACTTCTAATGATTGTTCTCAAATCGAGTAGAGAAAGATAATATTGAAgtgcaagttttgtttttgctttctattttttgtatatcttgtaaagtagttttttttttttttttttgaataaaatgtattcattacaagttattaaaattgaaatttactaGAAACAAGATTTTCAAGCAGTGGAAAATATGGATAGTCTAGACAAtcaatgatttatttttaacaaaatattggCAGAAGCAAGCCTTCAAGTAGTGCGAAAATATGGATAATCAagaaaatcaaagtttttttaaaaaaaaatattatcaatgcAATAAAGtattttctattgtttttatttttaatagaagACAGATGAAGTTTTCAGGTTTTCGTTAATGTCTTTCATACTATATACTTAAtgtagttttaaattattttaggtTACAATctgttttagtttttgaatacTTTTTTATGAGTctgaataacataaaaactatTAAGTATGCATTTCTGTTGCTGGATGATTAAATCTGATTCCAATCTCATAAAAATGTAGTATATAATTACATGGATAAATATGATATGTTTAAAGTATAATTGTAAATGGGGCCTTTCAAGAGGGTACTTAATGGtaaagttcaattcatgcttcTATGGTGTAATTGTAGGTGGTATTTCAATAGGGTACTTTAATCGATGAAGCATATATGTAAGTGCTTCGCTGATACTAAAATTTGTACTAAAATAAGTGCATCAAGTGATAAATACATTTCATAttcttataacaaaattataataacaagAGGTAGAAATTTGTTCTTTGAGTTTTCTTTCTGCATTAATTCCACCAGAGAAGCTCCTTCACTTGACGCTGCCTATCCTCAATTCCCAAGCACTTCTCCACAATGTCAAGCCCACAAAGCTCTTTCACAACCGTCATGGTAGCAGGCACACCCAATTGAAATATTGACTCTGTACCATCATAGCCTCTTTATGAAAGAATCTAAAATGCAATTTTCTGTACTATGATATTTTGAATTTCTGTGTATAGATGTCCACTGCACAATTCCATAACGGCTCAtcagaaaaaaattatcaatttttatttcttccttCTGCTACTTCCTCGATTAATTGCAAGAATCAAGAACATATCTGCATCTCTGCTTCAAAATTTGTAAGACCGCATCAACCCCTCATCGTTACATTTACTTGCTCTCCCTTGTTTCATTACTTATAAATTATAGAGGTTAGActctaagaaagaaaaaaaaatacttgctcTCCCTTGTTTCATCTACATCTTTGCTTCAGAActctttttttatcttctttaacAGCAGCTCACGTAGTCTAATGAACTTAAGCTGCTAAAAGTAATGGTGGCTCACCAGAAACTGCACAAAACCTTAATGTTTCAGTTTGACTTTTTTAATTAAGCATgatataatatgaatataaaaataagtgtATGTTTCATAAATAGTTTAAAACAAAGTACTGTTAATGACCACCAATCCACAGAATTTGTAAGGTATTCTTCATACATGGAAAGACCAATTACTTGAACAAAAGCTCCCTCAACATGCCAAAACCAACCAGTTTCTACTCAAATACCATGAAACTATAAGCCATTGGAGAAAACAAAATCATTAGAAAGAAATACTCCCAAGCTACAAGTATTAAACAATTTTGAGAATGGACTATGGAAAGGAAAATACTAtagtatatatatgatattggtAATGAGATCATATGATTGGGGCCGTCCATATCATGGTGTTGGTATGGATGATTTGGATTTATATGGATGCATATAATTAGTtaatactatataatataagaTGCTGCTCATTGAGGATGTATGGATGCACACATACAACTTATtcatcaaaaacataaaatatggaCTTTATACATGCGTACAAAGGATGGAGATCTAAGTTACAAAACGCGCAAACTCGAGAAGAAATTGTAGAGTAGTtggttaatttcattattttataatttctttaataGTTTTTATCTACTTCAGGCTTTGTTTTGTCATCTTTGACATCATGAAACCATAGATCCAAAATCTTTAAAAGTTTTCGCAAAGATAAAATCCCTAAATTAAGAAGTCAACAATGAttataataaatagcaaaatctAACCTAGGATTAGCCGCCATATATTGGAAGAAGATGCTAGCAGTGGGGTAGATGAAGGTACCAACAGTCACTTGCCAAAGCAACCATCATGGCTACAGATAGGTGGAAAACAAAACTTTGCCGGTGTTTTTTTTTGCTACTGTCCAAGTGTTTCTTAATTGTACTCGTTAAATgtgttttataattcttttaaatttattattaatgatgtataaatatttttaatcaatatgGCTGCCATGTATGATATCTTTATTATAGTGTCCTCATTGTGTCTTCACTGTATCAAATCTGTACATATGGTTTTGATATTATAAAAGATTTATGGAAAACAATTGTAAGGGACGACTATCAACAATCATCAAATTATGAAGATTATATAAATCTGATATTTATAGATGTTTTTCCTCACAATCCCTTTTCATAAATCTCTTTTTTATATACATTCAAGAATAAGTGATTCTTGGAATTCCCATTGAGTTAATTTATGCTGTATCAAGTTTCAAAGACACTGACGGGCCTTATGTAAACCAATTTCTCCATCCCATTTCTTTGTCAAATCTTAGATAGGCTTTTCAAGCTAACAGAAGCTCAAAACACCATCTACAGATTTCCTTGTGTTGGAGTGAACATAAATGATGAATTTGGAAGTGATCAAAATACAACATCTGATCTCTCCTTTAAAGAAGACAAACCCAACTGAGAATTTTCTTTATTGATGATCCCTTTTGTTTGGTTTCTAGCTAGCTAGCATCCTTCAATCGATCAACATTGACACTACCTATCTTTTGATTTTAAGTGGGTTATTATATTTCCCAACTATTTGTGGTTAataaaaatttgtggaattttgtttgtttactaAATCTACAATATTGTAGACTTTTGGTTGCTTTTGGGaatttttggtgttttaatATCAATTTGGGGCTTCTTTTGAGATGAGATATTTTCGGATCCTTTTACTAAAAAGTCGCGTCAATTTTGTTGTGGACAATATGAAATAGTGATGGtattcatcaaaataataataatattagaggTATTGACTATATTTATCAAGATATATGTCAAATATTAtatgtcaatattttatttgttaatatattaatatgatttAGTTATGGATTAGTGAATGTTTAAGGGATTATTATAACAAAacataaaccaataaaatatttatagtgTTTGGTATACAGTTTAGTAGATTTTAGGTGATAGCTTTAGCattactaaaaaataatggtcatccatttttttcccatttcaaaattagaatgaattttgtgtgtatgtgtgtgtgtatatatatatatataattgagatTTTCTTGGTGGTTAtgatgaaaatattattatgggAGACATCGTCCGTTATTTGATGGGTAACATTCATTCACAACCATCAATTTACATAACTACtatagatttgaaaattatggataGTTGTTGCTTACCATGTGGTGCTTGACTTTATCCATAGtaatagctatatatatatatatatatatatgaccaagCTCAAGCTAAGTTTAAATTCGAGACTTCGTACAAACAAACATCACATATGTTGCATGATAATTTTCTCCCATAACATATTACTACGGAATATTGAtccaaataaaattctaaacttaaaaatataatatgaaccagattgaatatatatatatatatatatatattttggtaaatttggtgGTTATGATATTATACATGCATGTTGACTTTCAAATTACCAAAATGCATGTAAACGCACAAATAATTTGTTTGCTAAGAGTAAATAATGCGCTCTGTCctggttatatatataatcatggcATGAGGCCCAATGACATCACGCGGAGTGCACGTGATGTTGACCAAAGAATATTAAGAGTCTAGAGGGATACAATTTGAGTTAGACAGTTTGACTAgataaaagattatttatttatttatgtatatatttttgaaaaaagataaaagattatttatttaggagaaaaaaaaaaaaagctaccaAAGAATCCAAGGGTCCAACAGTCCAATGAAATAAGCATTTCAAAGATAAAAAGTATTAAGATGTAACCTAAGTAAGGGATAATGTAGAATATTAAAGAGAAGATGAGCATATTCAATATTCAAACCCAAAGTAGAAGTGAGTCCTTGGGATGATGGGATTAATTATTTGGCGAGATTCATCTTCTACATAGTCATGTATATaacttattaataatttataattatatgatGATGACGATGCGATTTTGCATTTATTACTGCCTCAATAGTGAATTGTGGTCCTCCTGACTCCTGACCGGCCACCGGGAACATGCGTTACTTTGCCTCGTCATTTacagttaaagaaaaaaaaaaaaaaatgtattggtGTGAAATTGAATGAATCAATTGACTCAAAGTCATAACCATTAAAATATCTTCCTTTTGttggcaaataataataataataataataataaataaaaaaatcttcctttacttttctatttttcccTTTACATTTGATTCCTCATTCCTCAAAACTCCAAAAATCAAGTCCTTTCTAATACATTCCCACCTCATTCAGAGCAAAATAaaagtatatctatatatatttatattatataccgCTTCTGATGAAACCCTAGGAAGCGTTACAAGTgtgaacaaaaaaagaatattaggaaaaacccaaaaaaataaaataaaaaatcttggaAATGCCTAAAAATCAAATGGGTTTTGTATGGGTTTCTCAAGTTAAAAGGGTGAGGAAAGAAAGGAGTCTGCGTACTTGGACACCCGCCGCCTGACTGAAACAAAGAGGCAACGAAAGTGAAAGTCATTGGCCTTCGGCTTTGGGTCTATCTCCTATTCCAAAGTCCTCCTTTCTCTCGCTTTTATTTTTCCCCCCTCATCTTCTGAAATCTCTCATACTTAGCTTCATTGGTCTCTGTCCCGATATACTTTGTTTTCGTTTGCTTTTTGCCTTTGGCTCTGTCTTTGTGTTGCTCGGTAGACGTACTTGGACTTGACCCAGTATTGTGATCTGTGAACTCACAGCTCACAGAAAACAAGCAAGCAAGAAAGAAGCTGAGGAGGGACCGGAAGGCTTTGGAAAGACCGTCATTGTCAACAAGGTTTGGTTTTCTCTTTgctcttctctcttttttctatgTATCAAATAATATCTCTGTCCCTATTCATCATTTCTGCCACTGGTTTCCCACGCTTACTCTTATATCGTTTTTTTGTTGAAAGTCTTTGGTTTAATCAGAACAAGGACCTACTTGGGTCTTACTCTTAACTACTACTAATGCTAGTGTGAATACTTCCCACCATTATTATCagttaacatttttctttttttacataaCAACTGTAACATTGGGTTTGCCTTGTATTGGATAGCAGAAGTCAGAAGAGCTCTGTTTCTGTGTTCCAAAATGAAGTACGTCTTGGTGACTGGTGGTGTTGTTAGCGGACTCGGCAAAGGGGTCACTGCTAGTAGTATCGGAGTTCTGCTTAAGGCTTGTGGTCTACGCGTTACTTCTATCAAGATTGGTATCattcgtttatttatttatttatttgtaagtAAAAgtctatttcttttaatttggatGGTTGGCAAGGTATTGCCTTTGTTTTAGCTTTTGCCTTTAGATTTCCTAACGGCTAATAATAGAAAAGgacaataattttaaatcaaattttaaccAGGTATGATCATCTTGGTGTATACTTTCATTATTCTTCAGAAACATGCATTTGTTAGCTCCTTTTTACTTTATAGTTTTTGGATATAGTTTTGATTAGCACCATGGGTATTCTCAGATAGAGAGATGTGTTAGTCAGTCTTATTTCACTGCAGCCTTATCCTTGACTGTGGTGATCGGTACTTATTGTACTCTATAATCTATCCATGTATGCAGATCCTTACCTGAACACAGATGCAGGGACAATGTCTCCTTTTGAGCATGGAGAGGTGTTTGTGTTAGATGACGGTGGTGAGGTAAATTTCCAAATAAGTGGAGATATTGTTGTGCGCTATTACCTGTTTTTCGTGACTATTATACTTGTTTATAAAAAgggtgaatttttatttttttttatttttttttaaatcaatgttaCAGGAACAAATAATGACTGATTTTTTGTGTTTCTAGGTTGACCTTGACCTTGGAAACTATGAGCGGTTTCTAGACATCACGCTAACCTGTGACAACAATATCACGACTGGGAAAATATATCAGGTTATTTGATTGTCCCTTTTCTGGTTGAGAGGTACATTTAATGAATGATTAATATCAGGAATAAAGGTGAAGTATATTAATTGGCTTCTCTTCAATTCTTGTCTTGATTGGTTTACAGTCTGTTATtaacaaagagagaaaaggaGATTATCTTGGAAAAACTGTTCAGGTAATGATTTTATTATGGATCTGTACCCAACGATACAGACGATGTTATGGTTGACTGAATTTTGTTTCCCCTTTTCTATCCAAAAGGTTGTTCCACACATTACCGATGCGATCCAAGAGTGGATAGAGCGTGTTGCAATTGTACCTGTGGATGGGAAAGAAGGTCCAGCAGATGTTTGTGTCATTGAATTGGGTGGAACTATAGGTACATTAGTATCTTTTTACATGCTTTAACATGAAGCATTTTCTTGTTTCTGAATGTTTGAAACTGACTTATTGGTGCAGGGGACATTGAATCTATGCCATTTATTGAAGCACTTGGTCAATTTTCATATCGCGTAGGTAAGGATGATATCTAGGGTGCCTTTATATCCTAAATTTGTCTGAATAAATTCTTTAAGTAAACCAGTTTCTAATACCAAAGATTTTCTTCTATTAGGCCCTGGAAATTTCTGCTTGATACATGTCAGCCTGGTTCCTGTTCTCAATGTTGTTGGTGAGCAGGTACTACCATGGACAATATTTGTTAATGCaactatctatatatacattatgTATTATGATACCAGATCTAGATATCATTATAGATGACCTCTTCATAAAATGTAGCTTTATGTGTGTTGTTGACATATACCCAGTCGCTCACCTGctctaattaactttttttgttcaaatatttaatagaaaaCCAAGCCTACCCAACACAGTGTTCGAGGACTTAGAGGGTTGGGTTTGACACCTAATATTCTAGCTTGTCGCAGTACAAAGGTCTTCTCTCCTTTCCTCCCAAACTTCTTTCACAGATTACATATTGCAGCAATGATGTCaaattattgatatatttgtCTCTAACAGGCACTTGATGAGAATGTGAAGGGGAAACTTGCTCAGTTTTGCCATGTGCCGGtaccataacataaaatatgGATACTGAtatttttccccttttcttcTACTAACTCGTTTGGTGTTATCACTTATcataaaattcaaatgtatAACATTTTTTACAGGCTGAAAACATTTTCACCCTCTATGATGTTCCAAACATTTGGCATATTCCTTTGCTTTTAAGAGTAAGTAATTTTTTAGTACTTTGGAAATTTTATGTCACTGTTTGTGTTTCTGCAATAACTTGAAAATTCATTTCTTCCCTTTCCTGTCACAAATAGGATCAGAAGGCACATAAAGCGATCCTGAAAGGACTGAACCTCCTAGGGTTTGTCTTATATTCTTACTCTCTGTTTGCTCGAAACAGCTTATCTTATTTTATCGCTTGGTTGCTGTCTCCTTTCTAGTGTTTTTACTGTTTCCAATGAGTTCTATGCTGCAGCTGCTGATGGTTTGTCGTTCTTTATATCTTTATATTTCCTTAATATGTAGTGTTGCTAGAGAGCCTTATTTGGAGGAGTGGACTGCAAGAACAAAAATTTGTGACACGTTGCATGATACtgtgagtttcaagttgttttCAGAATAGGATTTGAGATTATTTTCTCTCTGCAATATTGTTATCATGCTTTTAACTGTTATTAACATAACAGGTTAGAATTGCAATGGTTGGAAAATACACTGGTCTTTCAGATTCTTACCTCTCAGTTCTGAAGGTAAATTTCTTTATGAATCAAAACTATGCCACTCTAATGGAAATTTCTAGTCATCTCATCTTTTGTTTGGTggtatttgttttctttatttattgccACCTACATTAGTTTTGGTCTGCCCTAGTAGACTTATTTTCCTCTCAAGGAAATTCTGCTTTATATTCTGGGG
Proteins encoded:
- the LOC107424242 gene encoding uncharacterized protein LOC107424242 isoform X1, which encodes MKYVLVTGGVVSGLGKGVTASSIGVLLKACGLRVTSIKIDPYLNTDAGTMSPFEHGEVFVLDDGGEVDLDLGNYERFLDITLTCDNNITTGKIYQSVINKERKGDYLGKTVQVVPHITDAIQEWIERVAIVPVDGKEGPADVCVIELGGTIGDIESMPFIEALGQFSYRVGPGNFCLIHVSLVPVLNVVGEQKTKPTQHSVRGLRGLGLTPNILACRSTKALDENVKGKLAQFCHVPAENIFTLYDVPNIWHIPLLLRDQKAHKAILKGLNLLGVAREPYLEEWTARTKICDTLHDTVRIAMVGKYTGLSDSYLSVLKALLHASVACRRKLVLDWVPAGDLEDITAQEAPNVHKAAWDLLKGADGILVPGGFGDRGVQGKILAAKYARENNVPFLGICLGMQIAVIEFSRSVLNLLDANSTEFDPKTTSPCVIFMPEGSKTHMGGTMRLGSRRTYFKVTDCKSAKLYGCVSYVDERHRHRYEVNPDMISQLENAGLSFVGRDESGRRMEIVELPAHPYFVGVQFHPEFKSRPGKPSALFLGLIAASCGHLETILQNNGHVSKNISNGISNGHSMVKIHRNGNTFKAFNGSVNGVYSNGNSMHR